In the genome of Coriobacteriia bacterium, the window ACAGAGCTCGATTGCGACTCCCATTGCGTTCGGCTTGCTGACCGGCCTGATGCCGTGCGCACCTCTCCAAGCCGCCGAACTTGCCGCAGCCTCGACCGCCAGCGCGCTGTATGGTGGGCTCACGATGCTCGCCTTCGGCTTGGGCACGTTACCGCTGCTGTTCGCATTCGGCATGGCTTCGAGCCTGATCCCAGCCGACTGGAAGCGTCGCATGACGTTCGTGCTCGCGTTCATCGTGATGGGCCTCGGCCTCGTGTTCTTGAACCGCACGGCCATGCTCGTCGGCTTCCCGGTCAACTCGAACACGGTCAAGACCGCCGTACTCGGCGGACCCGCGGCCGCGACGGCCAGCAACTTCAAGACCGGCGCCGACGGCGTCGTGGAGGTCCCGCTTTCCATCACCAACACGAAGTACGAGCCCGCCGCCCTGAGCGTCCCCGCCGACAAGCCTATCCGGCTCGTCGTTACTCGCAACGAGGACGTCGCCTGCTCGTCGCAGATCGTATTCCCGCAGTTGGGAGTCACGAAGGACCTCAAGGCCAACGGCGTCACGACCGTCGACCTGCCGGCAACGAGGGCAGGGACGTACTCGATGACGTGTGGCATGGGCATGATGTCTGGCCAGCTGCTGGTCGGCGGGGCTGGGGGTTCGAGCGCCGGTGGACTCTCGCCGATGGTGTGGTTGCTCGTCGCTCTCGTCGCCGCTCTCGGCGCGCTACTTCTGCTTCGTCGTCGTCCGCAGCCCGCCCCGGCGACGTCGCCGAGCAAGCGGCGTCGCTAGGTCGATTCATCTCATTCAGACAGGAGCCCCGAACAATGACCTCTCAGGACACAACGAACGGAAGCGACATCGCCCGCTGGTTGATCATCGGCGGGCTGGTGGTGGTCGCTTTCTTTGGCGTCTACAAGTTCGCGCAGTCCAATCGCGGGCGGGCATCGGTCGCCCAAGCGTCGAGTGCGCCCGTCCCGACCTCGAACTCGCGGACCAGCGCCACCTCCGCTGCTGGAAGCGTGGGCTCGAACTCGACCACGGGTGGCTGTGCCTGCTGCGGCGGATCATCGGCGCAGGCGTCACCCAACGGGGTTTCCGGCCCTGCAGTCGAGGGGACGGCCAAGATGGCCGGCGGCGTTCAGGCGATCAACGTGACGGTCACTACCGTTTACGCGCCCAACATCATTCACCTCAAGGTCGGAGTTCCCGCGCAGATCACCTTCAGCGCGGCCCAGGGCTGCACCTCGCGGGTTCAATCGCAGGCCCTAGGATTTGCCGAGGACCTCTCAGCTGGACCGAAGGTTGTGACGATAAAGAACCCGCAGGCGGGGAGTTATGACTTCGCATGCGGCATGAACATGGTTCACGGCAAGATTGTCGTCGAGTAGGTGTGGGATGATGCATCTGCAGACTCGCAAGCCTTGGGGGTGAGGACGTGTCTCAAGCAGCTGGAATCATGATCGTGAAGCTTCGTGCCGAGGGCATGCGCTGCCACTCGTGCGAGCAGAAGCTGTCCGTATGGCTGCGTGACATCCCCGGAGTCGAAGCTGTCGTAGCCAATCACGAAGACGGCCGAGTGACCATCTTCGCGCGCGACGACGCCTCTATCGACGAGATGTTGAAGGCTGTCGTCCGCGCCGACTTCGTCCCGGGCATCCCCGAGGTCGTGACGAACAATCCAATCGACGCCGCGACGGTAGAGTTGCCTATCGCTGCCTCGAAGGTCGACTCCGAGACAGTCGGGGTCGTTGAGGAACCGGAGCGGGAGGTCACGACCGTCGCCGTCGTGCCAGAGCCAGAGCCTGAACCCGAGCCAGCGCCAGAACCAGAACCAGTGCCGGAACCGCAGCCACCGCTGGTGCCCGCACCGGTACCAGAACCAGAACCAGAACCGGTACCTGAACTAGAGCCGGAACTAGAGCCGGCACGCGAACCCGAACCGGCGCCGGCACGCGAGGTGGCGGCCGCTGCAATCGCGGCCGAGTCTCTGCTGGCGTCACTTTCCGAGTCCGAGTCTGAGCCGGCGGCGGCTCCCCTGCCGGAGCCCGAAGCGGACACATCGCGCCCAGCATCCAGCTCGGTGCTCGCGGCCGTTGAGGCGAACGTTTCCGCCGCGAGACTGAACTCGCCCGGGGCGGGCGAACCTCGGGATGACTCCGGCAATCTGCCCGAAGCCGCTTCCCAGCGCTATCGGCGACTCCGACTCCGTGCCGAGGGTATGCACTGCGACGCCTGCGAGAAGCTCGTCACCATGGAGGCGTTGCGAGTTCCAGGCGTCGCCGCGGCGGTCGGCGATGCCCCCGCTCAGACGGTGACGGTGTACCTCGACCGCGAGGTCCACACCCGCGATCTGGCTGCCGCGGTGTCAGCCGCTGGCTTCACTCCTGGAAACCCGTTCGTGCTCCAAGTGGGCTTCGTCGACGAACTGCCCGCATCTGGCAGTGCGCCGCGCGTCGCCGAGTCACCCGTCATCCCCGCGTCGGCCGCCTCCAGTGCTGCGACCGCAATGGCCGCGGCAGTTGCCGAGAAGCCCGTCGGCCGCGGCATTCTTAGGCGTTCGCACCAGCCCACACCGCAGCCCGAGGTCACACCCGAGCCGTCGGCCATCACGGCCGAGGAACCCGTGGCCGAAGTGGAGCCGGAGCCCCTCGCAGCTCGAGAGTCATCGTCGGCGCTCGCCGAGCCCACAATCGAGGCGGAACCAGTCCAGGAACCCGAGGCGCCGGCAGAGCCCGAGCCAGGATTCCCAGCGGCCCCGATCGCCGAGCCCGAGCCCATCGCCGAGGAGCCCGCAGCGGCCCCAGCCGCAGCCGGACTGGTCGGCTGGTGGCGCAAGCCCAAGACAGCACCGACCGCGGTGGAAGCCGAGCCGCAGCCCCAACCCGAGGTCGAGCCGGAGCTAGAGCCCGAGGTCGAGCCGGAGCCAGAGCCCGAGGTCGAGCCGGAGCCAGAGCCCGAGGTCGAGCCGGAGCCCCGGCCGGTCGAAGAAGTTGCCGCCGAGACCGCGGCCGCATCCGTTGCTGCAGCCGGGCTTGTGGGCTGGTGGCGCAAGCCGAAGTCGACGCCCAAGAAGCGGGAGCCGAAACCACAGTCCGAGATGACATCCGAGCCGGAGAAGGCGTTGGTCGCCTCGGCGGAGCCTCGGCTGGCTGAAGAGCCGGTCGCCGCCTCGGAACCCACCTGCCCCATCCTTCCTCCAGAACTTGCAGGCGAAGACTCGGCACCATCGGTAGGTGCCGCCGCAACGATCACCGCTCCCGTGTCGTTCAGCGAGGCTACGTTCGCCGTGGGTGGCATGAGCTGCGCGTCTTGCTCGGCGATCATCGAGAAGGTGCTGGGCAAGACGGCTGGAGTCGATTCGGCTGTCGTGAACCTGGCTACCGAGCGGCTCTCTGTGACCTACGACGCCGACGTCATCGACGCGGCTGGCATAGAGGCGACGATCGACCACCTCGGCTACAGCGCGACGCTACTTGGCGGGCCGGCAACGGCCGCCGAGGCGCCAGGAAGGGTGACGCTCGGGCTTATCGGCATGACATGTTCGTCGTGCGCGACCGTTATCGAGAAGACGCTCGTCAAGGTGCCAGGAGTTGAAAGCGCGAACGTGAACCTGGCTTCGAACACCGGTCTGGTCGAGTTCGATCCTAACGTCGTGGGCATCGATGAGCTCATCACGGCAGTCCGCGGCGCCGGCTACGACGCCGTAGTCAAGGTCGAGTCGGTGCCCGGGCGGACCGGAACCATCGACGTGCAGGCGGAGGCGCAGGCCAAAGCCTACGCACGCGAAGTCTTTATGTTCTCGTTCTCACTGTTGTTCGCGGTGCCGTTGCTGATCATCGCGATGATCCCACCGTTCATGACCGCCGTGCCCATGGCTTTGTCCCAGTTCCTGGCCAACACCTTCGGCGGCACGTGGGATCCGATGATGGTGAGCAAATACCTGATGTTCGCCTTGGCCACGCCCGTGCAGCTCGTAGCCGGCGCCCGCTTCTACAAGGGCGCGTATCACGCTCTTCGGCGCATGACCGGCAACATGGACCTGCTCGTGGCCATCGGAACCTCCGCAGCGTACTTCTACAGCGTGGGTGCCACGTTCATCCCGGCGCTGCAACTGGAGCCGTCCTTCTACGAGACCAGCGCGCTGCTCATCACCTTCGTGCTCATGGGGAAGCTGCTCGAGGCGCAGGCCAAGGGCCGCACCTCGGATGCGATCAAGAAGCTCATGGGGCTGGCCGCCAAGACAGCGCGGGTCGTGCGCGGTGGCGAAGAACTCGACATCCTCGTCGAGGACGTGGTGGTGGGCGACGTCGTGGTCGTTCGCCCCGGTGAGAAGGTGCCGGTCGACGGCGTCGTCATCGAGGGTGGCTCGGCGGTCGACGAGTCGATGCTCACAGGAGAGTCGCTACCGGTCGAGAAGTTCGAGGGCGACAGCGTCATCGGCGCCACGCTCAACAAGCTGGGCAGCTTCAAGTTCCGCGCGACCAAGGTCGGGGCCGATACGGCGCTGGCCCAGATTGTGCGCCTAGTCGAGGACGCGCAGGGCTCCAAGGCGCCGGTTCAGCGCTTCGCGGATCGCATCAGCGCCGTCTTTGTGCCGTTCGTTATCGGTGCTGCGCTGCTCACGTTTCTGTTCTGGGGGTTCGGCGGGCCCGCGATCTTCGGTGCAAGGCCGGACGCATCGCACGTGTTCTTCCTGTTCGCACCCATTGTGACCGCTGCCGCCGCCAATGGCTGGTGGATCGCCGCGCTTCTGGCCGGCATCGCGGTCGTCGTAATCGCCTGTCCCTGCGCTCTCGGCCTGGCCACACCGACCGCCATCATGGTCGGCACCGGCCGCGGCGCCGAGAACGGCATCCTCATCAAGTCCGGCGAGGCCCTTGAGACCGCCTACAAGATCAAGGCGATAGTCTTCGACAAGACCGGCACGCTCACGCACGGCAAGCCCGAGGTCACCGACGTCGTGCTTGCGTCGGGATCCGACGAGCGCCGCATGTTCGCGCTGGCCGCCGCGCTGGAGCGCAACTCCGAGCACCCGCTGGCCGAGGCCGTGGTCAACCGCGCGAAGG includes:
- a CDS encoding sulfite exporter TauE/SafE family protein is translated as QSSIATPIAFGLLTGLMPCAPLQAAELAAASTASALYGGLTMLAFGLGTLPLLFAFGMASSLIPADWKRRMTFVLAFIVMGLGLVFLNRTAMLVGFPVNSNTVKTAVLGGPAAATASNFKTGADGVVEVPLSITNTKYEPAALSVPADKPIRLVVTRNEDVACSSQIVFPQLGVTKDLKANGVTTVDLPATRAGTYSMTCGMGMMSGQLLVGGAGGSSAGGLSPMVWLLVALVAALGALLLLRRRPQPAPATSPSKRRR
- a CDS encoding cupredoxin domain-containing protein produces the protein MTSQDTTNGSDIARWLIIGGLVVVAFFGVYKFAQSNRGRASVAQASSAPVPTSNSRTSATSAAGSVGSNSTTGGCACCGGSSAQASPNGVSGPAVEGTAKMAGGVQAINVTVTTVYAPNIIHLKVGVPAQITFSAAQGCTSRVQSQALGFAEDLSAGPKVVTIKNPQAGSYDFACGMNMVHGKIVVE
- a CDS encoding copper-translocating P-type ATPase — protein: MSFSEATFAVGGMSCASCSAIIEKVLGKTAGVDSAVVNLATERLSVTYDADVIDAAGIEATIDHLGYSATLLGGPATAAEAPGRVTLGLIGMTCSSCATVIEKTLVKVPGVESANVNLASNTGLVEFDPNVVGIDELITAVRGAGYDAVVKVESVPGRTGTIDVQAEAQAKAYAREVFMFSFSLLFAVPLLIIAMIPPFMTAVPMALSQFLANTFGGTWDPMMVSKYLMFALATPVQLVAGARFYKGAYHALRRMTGNMDLLVAIGTSAAYFYSVGATFIPALQLEPSFYETSALLITFVLMGKLLEAQAKGRTSDAIKKLMGLAAKTARVVRGGEELDILVEDVVVGDVVVVRPGEKVPVDGVVIEGGSAVDESMLTGESLPVEKFEGDSVIGATLNKLGSFKFRATKVGADTALAQIVRLVEDAQGSKAPVQRFADRISAVFVPFVIGAALLTFLFWGFGGPAIFGARPDASHVFFLFAPIVTAAAANGWWIAALLAGIAVVVIACPCALGLATPTAIMVGTGRGAENGILIKSGEALETAYKIKAIVFDKTGTLTHGKPEVTDVVLASGSDERRMFALAAALERNSEHPLAEAVVNRAKADGIELPRVAVFSAVPGHGVQGMVDGRPVTFGNRKLMARDGISIAKYEAQIAKLEDEGKTVMFVGVDGTTLSGMIAVADTLKPNSAEAVTRLQRIGVKVFMITGDNRRTAEAIASEAGIPADQVLAEVLPEHKAEEVAKLQAEGLTVAMVGDGINDTPALAQADVGVAMGAGTDVAMETGGIVLIKNDLRDVVTAIELSRATMNKIRQNFVWALGYNTVLIPVAAVGLLSPFPWIAGAAMAFSSVSVVTNSLLLRRFKPSLAAAEPPPRKRRGDGQLAPAGD